The following DNA comes from Glaciihabitans arcticus.
CGCTCAACGGATACCTGCTGCAACTGGGTGCCGAGACGACCGTGGTTCGCAACGATTCATTCGCTGTGGATGACGCGGCGGCGACAATAGCGGACTACGACGCCGTGCTGCTCTCGCCCGGCCCCGGCACTCCCGCATCCGCCGGCGTCTCGATCCCCGTGGTGCGCGCCGCGATTGCATCGGGACAACCCCTGCTCGGCGTCTGCCTCGGACACCAGGCCATCGCCGAGGCCATGGGCGGAGTCGTCACCCATGCCGAAGACCTGATGCACGGCAAGACCTCGCTCATCGAGCACGACGGGAGCGCGTTCTACACCGGTGTGCCCGACCCGTTCACGGCAACCCGCTACCACTCGCTCGCGATCGTCGACTCCACGGTGCCGGACGACCTCGTCGTCACGAGTCGCACCGCCGGGGGAGTGATCATGGGCGTGAAGCACGCGAGTAGCCCGGTATACGGCGTGCAGTTCCATCCCGAATCAGTTCTCACCGAGGGTGGCTACCTGATGCTCGGCAACTGGCTCGCCGTCGCGGGCCTGCCCGAAGCCGCGGAGACCGCGAAGGGTCTCACGCCGCTCGTGCGGATGGGTTGAGCGGGCGAATACTCGCTAGGACTTGGCGCAGTAGGAGATGGTGACCTTCGACCGCTGGGGGTTGTCGCCCTTGATGGACTGGCTCTTCACCTTGTCGCCGGTGCAGTTCAGGTCGGGTACGGCATTGACCTGCAGTTGAAGGTCGGGGCCGCTGAGCACCGATGTCGCCTCGCCGATCGACTGGCCCACCACGTCGGGCACCGAAATCAGCCCATCGGACACCACGAGGTCGAGGGTGGTGTCGCTCGGGGTCACGAGAGTTCCGGTCGGAACGGACGAAGAGATAACGACGCCCTTCTTGATGGTCGCCGAGTGCGAGGTCGTCGTCACGCCGAGCGTGATGCCGAGCGCTTCGAGCCTGTCGCGCGCAGCCGCCTGGGTGAGTCCGGCGAGCTCGGGGATCTTGACCTTCGCCCCGCCGCTCGACACGTAGACAATGATCGACGTGTTCGGCGGTACCGTGACGCCCGCGGGCGGATCGGTACTGATGACGGTGCCGGCCTGCACACTGTCATCGACCTTGTCGACTCGCTGCGGGCTGAGCTTCGCCGTCTCGAGCTTGGCGGCAGCTTCGTCCCAGCCGAGCTTCTCGACGACGGGCACCGTTGCGGAGACACCCTCTCCGCCGAAGCTGGTCTGCGTGAGGCTGAACGCCCAGAAGCCGACGGCCACGATCACGACGGCGAGCACGGCGATGCCGCCCCAGATCCAGGCCACCGGCGGTCGGGCCTGCGTGCGGACCGAGCGATCGGTCTCCTCCGCGGAGAGCTGGCGGAGGGTTGCCTCCTGCCCACTCGTGGCGGTCGGGTTGACGCCGAACAGCGTCGAGTTAAAATCGTTGGCCGGCAGCTTGCGCGTGACAGCTGCGCCGGCCCCGGCCGACTCGACGTCGGCGCGGAACTCGGCGGCACTCTGGAAGCGCTCGAAGCGGTCCTTCGCGATCGAACGCAGCACCACGGCATCGAGCGATGCGGAGACGGAGGGATTCAGCGCGCTCGGGCGGGGCGCGGGCTGGTTGACGTGCTGGTAGGCGACGGCGACCGGGTTCTCACCGGTGAACGGGGCGCGACCGGTCAGCATCTCGAAGAGCACGATGCCCATCGAATACAGGTCGGTGCGGGCGTCGACCGCCTCACCGCGAGCCTGCTCGGGGGAGAAGTACTGGGCGGTGCCGACGATGGTGCTCGTCTCGGCGATGCTCGCGGAGGACTCGGAGATCGCCCGCGCGATGCCGAAGTCCATGACCTTCACCTGGCCGGAGGTCGTCACCATGATGTTGCCGGGCTTGATGTCGCGGTGCACGACACCCGCGCGGTGCGAGTACTCGAGTGCGGTGAGCACCTGTTCGGTGATGCGCACGGCTTCTGCCGACTCGAGCGGGCCCTGGGCGATCATGTCCTTGAGCAGGCGACCATCCACGAACTCCATGATGATGAACGGAACCTGAATCTCGGCGCCGAGGGAGTCGCGCACCGTCTCCTCGCCCGCGTCGAAGATGCGCACGATGGTCGGGTGCGCCATCTTGGCGGCGTCCTGGGCCTCACGGCGGAAGCGGCTGCGGAATGCGGGATCGGTGGCAAGCTGCGGTTTAAGCAGCTTGATCGCCACGCGGCGCCCGAGACGGGAATCGGTTCCGACATGCACGTCGGCCATGCCGCCCCGGCCGATGAGGTCGCCGACCTGGTACCTGCCTGCGAGCAGGCGGACACTTTGGGCTACGCCATCAGTCACGAAATATCTCCGGTCACTCCACGAAATTGCTCTGGATAGTGTACCGCCCGGCTCCGGTGAGCCCTGGGCGGAGGGTGCGGGTCGGCGGTCACTGGACGGTGAAGGTCAGGGTGTCCGAGACGATGGAGGGAAGCTTTTCGCAGAGCGCGGTATAGGCGACGGTCGTCGTTCCGGGGTTGCCCCGCAGAGTGATGTCCAGCGAGGTGGCGTTCTCGTCGACCGGATTGGGGCTGGCCGCCGTGCCGTTCGTCACCTCGAAGCTGTACCCGGTG
Coding sequences within:
- a CDS encoding anthranilate synthase component II, which produces MTRVLVVDNYDSFVYTLNGYLLQLGAETTVVRNDSFAVDDAAATIADYDAVLLSPGPGTPASAGVSIPVVRAAIASGQPLLGVCLGHQAIAEAMGGVVTHAEDLMHGKTSLIEHDGSAFYTGVPDPFTATRYHSLAIVDSTVPDDLVVTSRTAGGVIMGVKHASSPVYGVQFHPESVLTEGGYLMLGNWLAVAGLPEAAETAKGLTPLVRMG
- the pknB gene encoding Stk1 family PASTA domain-containing Ser/Thr kinase; amino-acid sequence: MTDGVAQSVRLLAGRYQVGDLIGRGGMADVHVGTDSRLGRRVAIKLLKPQLATDPAFRSRFRREAQDAAKMAHPTIVRIFDAGEETVRDSLGAEIQVPFIIMEFVDGRLLKDMIAQGPLESAEAVRITEQVLTALEYSHRAGVVHRDIKPGNIMVTTSGQVKVMDFGIARAISESSASIAETSTIVGTAQYFSPEQARGEAVDARTDLYSMGIVLFEMLTGRAPFTGENPVAVAYQHVNQPAPRPSALNPSVSASLDAVVLRSIAKDRFERFQSAAEFRADVESAGAGAAVTRKLPANDFNSTLFGVNPTATSGQEATLRQLSAEETDRSVRTQARPPVAWIWGGIAVLAVVIVAVGFWAFSLTQTSFGGEGVSATVPVVEKLGWDEAAAKLETAKLSPQRVDKVDDSVQAGTVISTDPPAGVTVPPNTSIIVYVSSGGAKVKIPELAGLTQAAARDRLEALGITLGVTTTSHSATIKKGVVISSSVPTGTLVTPSDTTLDLVVSDGLISVPDVVGQSIGEATSVLSGPDLQLQVNAVPDLNCTGDKVKSQSIKGDNPQRSKVTISYCAKS